The DNA sequence CCCCGGATCCTCGACCAGGATTCGAGACGCTGGCGGAAATGTCAACCAGCCCATCGACTCAGAGAACAGTTTGGGGCACGCGGGCGATCAATGGATCTCCTGACATGGCGCCAGTTCGGAGTTCGAATGTTGACGACGGCTGGCTCAAAGACGAGGACCTGTTTGATTCAGCTGATCTCGCGATGCAGATCCAGGCCATCGAGTCGGCGACGGATAACAGCAACGCACGCCCGAATAatggtggtggcggcggcggcggcggtggtggtggaaagaagaagaagaaacagaAAATCACACTCATGAGCACTGGTGGTCGCAGAGGCAATTGAGGGTCTATTCTATTGTTGGTTCTAGACTGCGGAAGAGGAATTGAAATGTTCCTTGGGACACAATACAGCAAGCAGGGAGTAGTAACTTACTTGACTGACTGGTAGATGGCGATGCCTCGGAGTTGACACGGGACTTTGCGCTTCGCCCGGATTGGAATTGGGACTGATATTGGTGCTGGTACTGGGATGGGATTGATTTGGAATTACGTTCGGTCACTCAAGTGGTTGTCCTGAATAGATGCTAATCCTTACTTGCGCTCAAGGCTTGCTTGCTATTTGTACAACCATCATCTGATGGATGAAGCATGTTGTTCAATCACCTTGAGGTTGGCAGGGCGGTACCTGAATTGGATACTAACTCGCCATTGTCTATATGCAGCTACATTCTTgattaataagatatatacAGCATCCGAATATTACCAGAAACCATAGCAAAGCTACCTAGCGGGCCGTTTTATGatggtttttttttttaacttgTTTCTCTCAAGCATCGCATACTGTAGCATGGCTTTGGATGATAAGTGTCTTATCTCTTATCAACGATGCACTGATGGAAGATTGGCCAATCATATCGGGCGGTTGCAGCTGTCTGCAGAAAACTGCGGGGCGAGGCCGCAACGTCCCAAATTTTTTTCCCTGGTATGGATCGTGTGAACCGCGACTTTTCTCAACTCCAAGCCTTTGCGGCTCATCACAACCTGGATCCTGGATACACAAACGCCATTCGGAAGAACAACGACAGCTTGGAGGAGTTGATAGCAGCGCAAGATAGCTCTGCTAGCCAGTCACATCAGAGCATGGCCGTCCAGACGTCGCCATCACTCACTTCAACGTCGCACACCTTGACGGCCGCGCCTCCCGCCATGGCCGCCCCAGAGTCCCTCGCCAACAGCCATGTCCTGGCGCTCCTCGAAAGCCTGGCCGACGGCAAGCGTCACGCCTTTCTCCAGCCCACCGCTGCGATCCCGACCGACTCTCTAAACCTCGTCAAGCACACACTCGAGAGCTTTGCCGGGCGGGTCGGGGATGAACAGCAGGAGAGGCTCAAGGAGAGCCGGAAGCGCAAGAGGGGGGTTGGTGGAAAGGATGATGTCCTCAAGATGCGCAAGGTCTACATCGATGGGTTTGAGACGGGTCAGGTGTGGCAACAGGCCAAGAGGATTATTGGTGGTGTTCTGAAGTACTCGGAGGAAGCCCTTGCTGAGCTCCAGGAGCGTGACGAGGTCACAGTAAATGGAGCCAGCGCGGATAACTCCAAGCTACTTGAGTTCGGGGAGGATGGATTTGAGGCGGACtctgatgaggatgagagcgAAGATGGGTCTGAAGACGACGACCAGGAACAAATATCGGACGAGGAAGCATTGGAAGACGGTCAAGAAGACgaccaagaagatgatgacgagtcAGAGTTCGACGAAACAAGAGACGActacgaggatgaggatgatgaagtcGATGGACCTGCCGAGGAGTATGTTGAGGATCCTGATGGTCTCAAcgatggcttcttctctctcgaTGACTTCAACCGACAAACACAATGGTTTGAGGAGCAAGACGCAAAGGGAGATCCCTACACCGACCAAGtgagcgacgaggaggagatcaacTGGGATGTCGACCCTATGGCACCTCCCAAAGCGGGTTCAAAGTCAAAGAAGGCGGCCGAGCCGCAAtcagaagatgaagaggatgacgacgaggacgatggccCCACGTTTGGAGACATGGCCCTCGATGCGCCCGAGGGTGacagcgaggatgaggccatggacatggatgCCGATGTGGATGATGAGGGAATGGACTTTAACGCCAACGAAGTCTACTACAAGGACTTCTTTGCGCCGCCCcccaagaagtccaagggTGGCAAGCCCAAAAAGACAGTCAAGTTTGAGCCCAAGCAGCCAGACGACGCCGATGTCGAGCGGGCCATGGCCGATGTTCGGAGAGATCTGTTCGACGACGAGTCAGAGAACGAGGACTCTGACGATGCTCTATCTGACGTCTCGG is a window from the Fusarium keratoplasticum isolate Fu6.1 chromosome 5, whole genome shotgun sequence genome containing:
- a CDS encoding U3 small nucleolar ribonucleoprotein MPP10, translated to MDRVNRDFSQLQAFAAHHNLDPGYTNAIRKNNDSLEELIAAQDSSASQSHQSMAVQTSPSLTSTSHTLTAAPPAMAAPESLANSHVLALLESLADGKRHAFLQPTAAIPTDSLNLVKHTLESFAGRVGDEQQERLKESRKRKRGVGGKDDVLKMRKVYIDGFETGQVWQQAKRIIGGVLKYSEEALAELQERDEVTVNGASADNSKLLEFGEDGFEADSDEDESEDGSEDDDQEQISDEEALEDGQEDDQEDDDESEFDETRDDYEDEDDEVDGPAEEYVEDPDGLNDGFFSLDDFNRQTQWFEEQDAKGDPYTDQVSDEEEINWDVDPMAPPKAGSKSKKAAEPQSEDEEDDDEDDGPTFGDMALDAPEGDSEDEAMDMDADVDDEGMDFNANEVYYKDFFAPPPKKSKGGKPKKTVKFEPKQPDDADVERAMADVRRDLFDDESENEDSDDALSDVSAGDPKSRRSAHERRQAKLAEEIRKLEAASVAKREWTLSGEAAAVDRPMNSLLEEDLDFEHVGKPVPVITPDVTEGIEDLIKRRILAQEFDEVIKRRPDTEGLPAGTRRGLVELDDSKATKGLAEIYEEEHVKNTDPDNYVSQSDEKLQREEKEVEALWKDVSARLDALSSWHYKPKPTAPSLSVVADVATVAMEDAQPTTAQGVAGESSRMAPQEVYKAGTTETAAQGEVVTKAGLPVARQEMTREDKTRRRRREKERVRKAGGVDGKKVVSKRAKMQRDTIAELRKGGVKVINRKGEITDVDGKKAKAPKVVSSGNFKL